The nucleotide window ATGCTGGCGAGTTTGGTGTAGCGCTCACCGGTCTGCTTAGCGCGGTCTTTCGCAATCGCCGCCTGATAGACGAGCAAGCGCGCGGCTTCAATGCGGGTCGCCATGTCCGCCAGCTTGAACTGGATGGCTTGCAAATTGGCGATGGGACCACCAAAGGCGTGGCGTTCCTTCGCCCACTTGACGCTGGCTTCAAATGCGGCTTGGGCAATGCCCAGGGCTTGCGCGGCAATGCCGATACGCCCGTTGTCGAGGATGGTCATGGCAATTTTGAAGCCTTCGCCTTCTTCACCCAAGCGATTTTCGGCGGGGCATTCGTAGTTTTCGTAGGTGCATTCGCAGGTCACGCTGGCGCGCACCCCCAGTTTGTGCTCCGGCTTGCCGGCGGTGAAGCCGGGTTTGTCGGTTTCGATGATGAAGGCGCTGATGCCTTTGTGTTTCGGCAAGTCGGGGTTGGTGCGGGCAAAGAGGATGAGCGCGTTGGCAACGGGACCGTTTGTCACCCACGATTTGCGCCCGTTGATGACGTAGACGTCGCCTTGGCGTTCGGCGCGGGTTTTCAGCGCGGCGGAGTCCGAACCGCTTTCAGGCTCGGTGAGGCTGTACGCCCCCACCCATTCGCCTGTGGCAACCGGCACGAGATACTTGCGCTTTTGTTCTTCCGTGCCAAATTGCAAGATACCTTCGCAGTAGAGGGAGTTGTTGACCGACATGATGGTGCCGTGCGCGGCGTCGGCTTTGCAAATTTCTTCCATCGCGAGGACATACGAGAGCGTATCCAGCCCAGCGCCGCCGTATTCTTCGGGCACCATGATGCCCATGAGCCCCAATTTACCCATCTGCTTGACGGTTTCCCATGGGAATTCGCCCGCTTCGTCGTACTTCGCGGCAACAGGGGCAATTTCGTTCTGTGCAAAATCACGCGCCAAATCGCGAATCATGCGCTGTTCTTGGGTCAGTTCGATATTCATGCAGTGCCTCCTTTGGGTCTCATCGCCATTGATTGTTGCGCGATATGCTGTTGTGGTTGGTCGTCCAGCCGCGCGGATTATAACAAAATGCGGGTGTGAAAGAAAGTACAGAATGAGCACCACCCAGGCGCGCCAACAAAAAACGTGCGACGCACCTGGTCGGCGCGTCGCACGTTGCACGCTGCGGACGTCGGTGTTTTAGGGGCGCTTGACCGCCAGCACCACCTCGCCACCATCCAGCGCCACGCGCTGCTGCGCGTCCACGTCGGCGGGCGGCGCGTCGGTTTTCACTTCGGTGGCAAGGGCTTCACGGGCAATGTAGTCGCGCCACTCATCCAGCACCTCCTGCACGCTGTCGCCATGCACCCAGACCACGATGCGGTCGGTCAGGTTGTAGTCGGCTTCCTTGCGCAGCTGGTTCAGGTGGCGCACGATGTCACGCGCCAGCCCTTCGCGGCGCAGGGCGTCATCAACATCGGTGGTGACGGCGACCGTGTAGGGACCTTCGGTGACGACGGCGTAGCCGGGCGCGTCCAGCGTTTCCACGGTGGCTTCATCGGGTGCGATTTCGAGCGTTTGCCCTTCGACCGTGACGGTGGCGGTTTGCCCCGCCAGCAACGCCCGCGCAATGGGGGTGTTGTCTTCGGTGTTCAGGTATTCGCGCAGGGCTTTGAAGAGTTTGCCGTACTTGGGACCCAGTTTGGCGGGGTTGGGACCCACTTTGTAGGTCGCCAACTCATCGCTGGATGCAAAGCGCAGTTCCTTCACGTTCAACTCGTCCAGCAGAATGGCTTGCATTTCGGGATTTTCGAGCGCCGCGCGTTCCTCGGCGGGCAAGCTGACCACCACCGCGCGCAACGGCTGGCGCACTTTGAGTTGGGCTTTGTTGCGGGCGGACAAGCCGAGACTGGCAATCGTCTGCACAAGCGCCATCTGCTCGTTCAACGTTTCGTCAATAAGCGCGTCGTCCGCCACGGGGAAGTCCGTCAGGTGGACGCTCTCCGCAGCGTCGGGGCGCACACGGCGCACCAGGTTTTGCCAGAGGTTGTCCGCCAGGAAGGGCGTGAAGGGCGCGAGCAATTGGCTGAGCAGCACCAGCGTTTCGTAGAGTGTGGCAAAGGCGGCGGCGTCGCCGTCCCAGAAGCGGCGGCGGTTGCGGCGCACATACCAGTTGGAGAGTTGGTCAACGAAGGCGTCAATCGCGCGCGCTGCGCCGGTGGCGTCGAACCCATCCAGTTTGGCGTCCACCGTCTTGATGAGCTGGTGCAGCTCGCTGAGCAACCACTTGTCCATGAGGGGGCGCTCCGCCACGGGCGGCGTTTCCCCCGTTGCGGGGTTCCAGTCGGCGATGTTGGCGTAGGTGACGAAGAAGGCGTAGGTGTTCCAGAGTGTCAGCAAGAAGCGGCGCACCACCTCTTCCACCACGTTGACGCCAAAGCGGCGTTCCGCCCAGGGGGGCGCGGAGACGAAGAAGTACCAGCGCACGGCGTCCGCACCATGGACATTGAGCACGTCCCACGGGTCTACCACGTTGCCCTTGCTCTTGGACATTTTTTGCCCTTCTTCGTCCAGAATCAGCCCGAGCACCACGCAGTTTTTGTAGGCGGGCTGGTTGAAGAGCAAGGTGCTAATGGCGTGCAGGGAGTAGAACCAGCCGCGTGTCTGGTCAACGGCTTCACAAATGAAGTCGGCGGGGTACTGCTGTTTGAAGATGTCTTCGTTCTCGAACGGGTAGTGCCATTGCGCGTAGGGCATGGCGCCGCTGTCGAACCAGACGTCAATCACTTCGGGCACGCGGCGCATGGTGCCGCCACAGGCTTCGCAGGCAAAGGTGATTTCGTCCACGTAGGGGCGGTGCAGGTCGAGGTCGCTCAAATCCTGCCCGGTGCGTTCTTCCAGTTCCTTCACCGAGCCAATGCAGACCATTTCGCCGCACTCGTCGCACGTCCAGACGGGCAACGGCGTTGCCCAGTAGCGTTCACGTCCCAGCGCCCAGTCAATGTTGTTTTCGAGCCAGTTGCCAAAGCGCCCATCGCGGATGTGTTCGGGCACCCAGTTGATTTTGCGGTTGTTTTCAAGCAGTTGCTCTTTGTAGCGCGTGGTCTGGATGTACCAGGTCGGGCGGGCGTAGTAGAGCAACGGCGTTTTGCACCGCCAGCAGAAGGGGTAGTTGTGGACGTAGGTTTCGGCTTTGTAGAGCAAGCCGCGCCGCTGCAAATCTTCGATGATGAGCGGGTCGGCTTCTTTGACGAACATGCCCGCCCAGGGCTTGACTTCGGGAATGAAGCGCCCTTCATCGTTGACTGTGAGCAAGACGGGCAAGCCGTACTGGCGTCCCACGTTCATGTCGTCCGCACCAAAGGCGGGCGCGATGTGCACAATCCCCGTCCCGTCTTCGATGCTCACGAAGTCAGCCGTGACGACGTAGGCGTACTCTTGTTCGACGGGCAAGAAGCGGTAGAGTGGGCGATAGTGAATCCCGGCGAGGTCTTTGCCCTTCATCTCGGCGAGGATTTCGTAGTCCCCATCGAGCACGCTCAGGCGTTCCTTCGCCAGAATGAGCACGTCGTCGCCGTGGCGCACTTTCACATAGTCAATGTCTTCGCCCACCGCCAACGCCACGTTGCCCGGCAACGTCCAGGGCGTCGTGGTCCAGGCGAGCAGGTACACGCCTTCTTCATCGGCGACGGGGAATTTCACATAGACCGAGGGGTCTTCGGTTTCGGCGTAGCCCAGCGATACTTCGTGGCTGGCGAGCGGCGTACCGCACCGCGGGCAATAGGGCACCACTTTGTAGTCGCGGTAGAGCAGGTCGCGTTCCCAGAAGTTTTTGAGAATCCACCAGATGGTTTCGATGTACGAGTTCTCCATCGTCACGTAGGGGTGGTCAAGGTCAATCCAGAAGCCGATGCGGTCGGTCAGTTCACGCCACTTTTCGACGTAGCGGAAGACCGATTCGCGGCAGAGTTTGTTGAATTCAGCCACCCCGTACTCTTCGATTTGCTTTTTGCCCGTCAGCCCCAGTTGCTTTTCCACTTCCAGTTCCACGGGGAGCCCGTGCGTGTCCCACCCCGCTTTGCGGAGCACGTAGCGCCCCTTCATGGTGCGGTAGCGTGGGAAGATGTCTTTGTAGACACGTGTCAGCACGTGCCCGATATGCGGCAAACCGTTCGCCGTGGGCGGTCCTTCGTAGAAGACCCAGGGCTCCGCTCCTTCGCGCTGTTCGACGCTTTTTTCAAAAATGCGGTTTTGTTTCCAGAAGTCGAGAATACGTTTTTCTTCTTCAACAAACTGTGGTTTATTGGAAACCGGCTCGAAAACAGTCATTGACTCCCTCCTTTTTGAGGATTTTTGCGCTCAGTGCCCCAACCAGTGCACACTGTTGCTCCGATCGTGATGCGTGATACGCCAGCCCCCAAACTGATTGAGCAAGGCAAGCGCCTCATCGCGCAACGCCGCCATGCGGGCGTCGCGGGCTTTCCAGCGCCCGCTCAACTGCTGAACCACCAGGTCGCTGTCGCCGCGCACTTCCAGCCGATAGGCGGCGGGGTCTTTTCCATGTGCGCGGATTTTGTCCAACAAGAGCCGCACGGCTTCGATGAGCGTCTTGTATTCGGCTTCGTTGTTGGTCAAACTGCCCTCAAAGTCGAAGCGTTGCACTTTGCGTTGTCCCGTATCCGTGCGCACAAGCATGGCGCTTCCGTAGCCTTTGCCGGGGTTGCCCTTGCTCCCTCCATCGAAAATCAGCACATAATGCACGTCTTGCGGCCAGGTTGCGGCGCCTGAAGCCGCAGGGCGCAGGTGTTGCGCGGCACGCAAAGCCTCGGCAAGGTCGTTTTCCTGCCACAAGCGTGCGAACAACGTGCGCCGTTCCTCTTCGCTCAGCGCCCGAATGCGCGCCAGGATGTCGTCCATGCGATTGGTGCTCATCGGCTTACCACCCTCGTCGCGTCAAATGTGCCGTGTAGGCGGGCGTTTGGGCTTGCAATAGCATTCCCGCGTCGTCCAGCCAGAGCGTCGCGCTGAAATCGTCGCCGCTGAGCGTGTAGCGATGCGCGGCAATGGGCTGACCGCCCAGCGTCAGCGTCTCCGTTTCAGGCGGGGCGATGTGCAGCGTGCGTTCTTCCCAATGCAGGCGTCCCCCCGGCGCGGCTGACACCACCAGGGCGGAGACGTCGCCCCTGGGGGGCGACTGCCAGAGAGGGACCGCCGCAAACGGCGTCAGGACGATCTGCACGGGGGGAATCGCCTGGCGTCCCGCCACACGGTTGTCGGCAATCAGCACGCTATCGTCAAAGAAGGTGTAGGTCTGCTCGTGGCGACCGTCCGCCAGGGAGACACGCACTTGCAGGCGGTCAAGCACGCCCGTCGGCGAGAGGATGACATGCACCAGGCGCGTGTGCGCGCCCGTCTGCTCAATGCGCACCAGTCTGCTGCCGTCGGGTGCGCGGTAGTGCTCCCACGTTTCGAGATACGCGCCGCTGGCGTCTTCGACCTGCGCCGTGCCGCTTTGCACTAGCGCTTCCCCTTTGCGCGGCGGGTGAAGATAGTTCACAGTCCCTCCTCCAAGGCAATCATCAGGCGCTTGTTGATGCGCCCCTTGCTTTTGTAGCCCACAATTTTGATGGCGCCGACTTCGCGGGTGTTGGCGACGTGCGTGCCACCGTCGGCTTGCAAATCCAGCCCCACAATTTCCACCACACGCACTTCCTGAATGTGCGGCGGCAAGAGGTTGATTTTGGTGCGAATCAAGTCGGGAATTTGGAAGGCTTCTTCACGTGGGAGAATCGCCACGCGCACTTCACGCGCGGCGGCGACTTCGGCGTTGATTTTTTCCTCGATTTCCTGCACAAGGTCTTTGTGCAAGTGCTCAAACTCAAAATCCATACGCCCCCGACCCGGCTCCATGTTGCCGCCCGTCACCTGCGCGCCGTAATCGCGCCAGACGACGCCGCACAAAATGTGCATGGCGGTGTGGGTGC belongs to Ardenticatena maritima and includes:
- the alaXM gene encoding alanyl-tRNA editing protein AlaXM → MTELLYQMDSYLREFDATVRAVRDEGVVLDRTAFYPGGGGQPADTGMLTDAEGNTYRVVGVKRLDGQIVHLLEGDARPALGAPVHGVLDWERRYLLMRTHTAMHILCGVVWRDYGAQVTGGNMEPGRGRMDFEFEHLHKDLVQEIEEKINAEVAAAREVRVAILPREEAFQIPDLIRTKINLLPPHIQEVRVVEIVGLDLQADGGTHVANTREVGAIKIVGYKSKGRINKRLMIALEEGL
- a CDS encoding ribonuclease HI family protein; the encoded protein is MSTNRMDDILARIRALSEEERRTLFARLWQENDLAEALRAAQHLRPAASGAATWPQDVHYVLIFDGGSKGNPGKGYGSAMLVRTDTGQRKVQRFDFEGSLTNNEAEYKTLIEAVRLLLDKIRAHGKDPAAYRLEVRGDSDLVVQQLSGRWKARDARMAALRDEALALLNQFGGWRITHHDRSNSVHWLGH
- a CDS encoding acyl-CoA dehydrogenase; this encodes MNIELTQEQRMIRDLARDFAQNEIAPVAAKYDEAGEFPWETVKQMGKLGLMGIMVPEEYGGAGLDTLSYVLAMEEICKADAAHGTIMSVNNSLYCEGILQFGTEEQKRKYLVPVATGEWVGAYSLTEPESGSDSAALKTRAERQGDVYVINGRKSWVTNGPVANALILFARTNPDLPKHKGISAFIIETDKPGFTAGKPEHKLGVRASVTCECTYENYECPAENRLGEEGEGFKIAMTILDNGRIGIAAQALGIAQAAFEASVKWAKERHAFGGPIANLQAIQFKLADMATRIEAARLLVYQAAIAKDRAKQTGERYTKLASMAKLYASETAMFVTHQAVQIHGGMGYSKELPVERYFRDAKITEIYEGTSEIQRLVIARNILREQL
- the ileS gene encoding isoleucine--tRNA ligase, with the protein product MTVFEPVSNKPQFVEEEKRILDFWKQNRIFEKSVEQREGAEPWVFYEGPPTANGLPHIGHVLTRVYKDIFPRYRTMKGRYVLRKAGWDTHGLPVELEVEKQLGLTGKKQIEEYGVAEFNKLCRESVFRYVEKWRELTDRIGFWIDLDHPYVTMENSYIETIWWILKNFWERDLLYRDYKVVPYCPRCGTPLASHEVSLGYAETEDPSVYVKFPVADEEGVYLLAWTTTPWTLPGNVALAVGEDIDYVKVRHGDDVLILAKERLSVLDGDYEILAEMKGKDLAGIHYRPLYRFLPVEQEYAYVVTADFVSIEDGTGIVHIAPAFGADDMNVGRQYGLPVLLTVNDEGRFIPEVKPWAGMFVKEADPLIIEDLQRRGLLYKAETYVHNYPFCWRCKTPLLYYARPTWYIQTTRYKEQLLENNRKINWVPEHIRDGRFGNWLENNIDWALGRERYWATPLPVWTCDECGEMVCIGSVKELEERTGQDLSDLDLHRPYVDEITFACEACGGTMRRVPEVIDVWFDSGAMPYAQWHYPFENEDIFKQQYPADFICEAVDQTRGWFYSLHAISTLLFNQPAYKNCVVLGLILDEEGQKMSKSKGNVVDPWDVLNVHGADAVRWYFFVSAPPWAERRFGVNVVEEVVRRFLLTLWNTYAFFVTYANIADWNPATGETPPVAERPLMDKWLLSELHQLIKTVDAKLDGFDATGAARAIDAFVDQLSNWYVRRNRRRFWDGDAAAFATLYETLVLLSQLLAPFTPFLADNLWQNLVRRVRPDAAESVHLTDFPVADDALIDETLNEQMALVQTIASLGLSARNKAQLKVRQPLRAVVVSLPAEERAALENPEMQAILLDELNVKELRFASSDELATYKVGPNPAKLGPKYGKLFKALREYLNTEDNTPIARALLAGQTATVTVEGQTLEIAPDEATVETLDAPGYAVVTEGPYTVAVTTDVDDALRREGLARDIVRHLNQLRKEADYNLTDRIVVWVHGDSVQEVLDEWRDYIAREALATEVKTDAPPADVDAQQRVALDGGEVVLAVKRP